CCCGGCGTCGGGCGGCCCCGCGGATTCCGGAGGATCCGGGCCGCGGCGGAAAGCGACGTTCATCTTCGAGCGCCCGGTGGTTCCCGGAGCCGTCGTCCCGTTGAAGATCGAGCTCGCGGAGGAGACGACCGGCGAGTACCGGTTGCTCTCGAAGTTCGATTTCACAGACCCGCGGCTCACGGGAGTGACTCCGCTTCCCTTGCCGGCGCCGGCCCCTGCGGCGCCGCCGAAGCCGGAGCCGCCACCGCCGGCGGCCCCGGCACCCGAGCCGCCCGCGGCGCCCCCCACTCCGCAGCAGGCGCTCATGGAGGAGCTCTTCTCCGGCGTGACCCCCACGGTGAAGCTCCCGATCTTCTACCGCTTCGATTTCTTCAAGACGGCCGACGCGGGAACGATGGGGACGCTGACGCTCGCGATCAAGAAGCCGACGAGCGGCAACCTCACGCCGATCGTCGCGGCGAGGATCACGGGCCCCGAGGACAAGGTCGTCGCGAAGTTCGACAGGGAGGACACGTTCGCGCCGTCGCCGGCCAACTCGGCGACCGGCGGCGAGGTCGTCTTCCAGGCGGCGCACGATCTTCCGCCGGGCAAGTACTCGTTCACCGTCGTGGCGAAGGACCCGAACAGCGGCGAGGCGGGATTCCTTCTGAACAGGGATCTGGTCGTCCCCGATTTCCACGGGACGGACCTGGGAATCAGCACCGTGGTTCTCGCCCGCAAGGTGGAGCGCCTCGCGGCTCCGGCCGACGCCACCGCGCGTTACGTGCTGGGGAATTTCAAGGTCCTTCCGTCCCCCCGCCCCTCGTTCAAGGCCGGAGAGGACGTATGGCTCTACTACCAGATCTACAACACCGCCAACGACGCGGCGTCGGGGCAGCCGAAGATCAAGGTGTCGTACACCTTTCAGAAGATCGAGAAGACGAAGCCGATCATTCTCGGGGGCAAGCCGATCGAGCAGGTCGTGAACAACAACGTCCAGGCCTATTCGGTCACCGTCGCGCCGCAGTGGCCCGCGGGCGAGTACCAGGTCCTGCTCAAGGTCGACGACCTGATCGCCGCGAAGTCCGCGACCGCCGCCATCGCCTTCAGCGTCGTGAAGTAGCGACGGGGAGTGCCGCTCATGCCCCGAGCCAGGGAATCGAGCCCCTCCCGGCTCCGGATCCTCGCCGCACCGTGCGCGATGGCAGCCCTCGCGGCATGCCTCGCCACGTCCCCGGCGGCTACGTCGAAGACGCACGTCGGCGATGAGCCCACCGAGGAATGGCGGGAGGGACCGGTCCGGTACATCATCACGCGGGCGGAGGACGTCGAGTTCAAGTCGCTCCGCACGGAAGAGGACCGGCGCGCCTTCATCGAGAATTTCTGGCGACGACGGGATCCCACCCCGGAGACGCCGGGGAACGAGTACCGGGCCGAGTTCTGGAAGCGGGTCCGCAGCGCCAACAGCCAGTTCGGCAGGGACAACCCGCGCCCGGGATGGCGCTCCGACATGGGAAAGATCTTCATCCTCTTCGGTCCGCCCGACGAGATCCGGCGCAACGAGGTCCAGGAGGGCAGCCGGGGGACCATCGTCTGGACGTACCGCAACAGCCCCAGGATCGGCGGGTTCAGCACCGAGGCCGGTCCGAACACCGTCATCGCCTTCGCGCAGGACAGCACGAGTGAATACCGCCTGACGGCCGAGCCGACGAAGCTGGCGAATGTCTGGGAGGGGCTCCCCAACCCCCAGCCCCCCATGGGCCAGTTCAAGATATTCGAGATTCAGCGGCAGGCCCTGATGGACGCCTACAAGAAGCGCATCGGACTCACCGATCCCGTGATTCGCGAAGCGGGGGGCCCCGCGTTCGAGTCGCCGCTCGGTCTGACGATGATCCTGGGCCGGCTCCAGCAGCCGCCGAAGGAGTGGACGCTCAAGGGCGAGGTCAACACGCGGCAGTTCTTCGGAGCTCTCCCCTTTCGCGCCCGCGCTGATTTCTTCAAGACGACCGGCCGCGAGACCCAGACGCTCTTCAACGTGGCGATTCGGAGCACCTCGGTGACCTTCCGCGAGTCTCCGACGGGCGGGAAGCCCGCGATTAGGGCCTTCGCGAGGCTCCTGGACTCGACCGCCACGGCGCCGGCCATGCCGGCAGGCGCGGAGGTCGAGTTCGCGCCGGCGCCCGGGAACGACACGGCGGGACTCGACGACGACCTGATCTTCCAGGCGCACGCCCGGCTGGCGCCCGGGTCGTACGTCGCGCGCATCACCGTCCTCGACGAAGTCAGCGGCCGGACGGGGAACAGCGACACGGCGTTCACGGCTCCGGATTTCACGAGCTCCGGGCTGACAATCAGCACGGTCGCGCTGGCCTCCTCCCTCGATCAGGTGCCGCAGGAGAGCGCGGGCTCGACCGCGCCCTTCGTCATCGGGACGTTGATGGTCGTCCCGAGGCTCGGGCAGGAGTTCTCGGCGTCGGACGATCTCGCCTTCTACTACCAGGTGTACGGCGCGACGCCGGATCCCGCCACGTCCCGGCCGAAGCTGAACGTCGCGTACATCTTCTTCGCCCCCGACGGAGAAAAGCTGAAGGAGGTCGCCCGGATCGCGTTCGAAGGCCAGAACTCCGAGGCGCACGGCTACTCGCTGCCCCTCGAGAACTGGCCCCCGGGCGAGTACATCCTGCGCATCGAGGTCACCGACACCCTCGCGTCGCAGACGACGGATCGCGACGTCATTTTCCGCGTCAGGAAACCCTCCTGACGGAGCCCCCCGGCGGCACGCCGGGGGCATGCGCCGCGGCGGCGGACCCCGGGGCCGCATTCTTGACAATGGCGAAGGCCGCGCCGTAGAGTCCGAGCCTGCCATGACTTCCACTCCCGCAATCCGATTTCACAGCACGATGACCCGGCGCACGGAGGCTTTCTTTCCGCTCATTCCCGGCGCCGTCCGCATGTACACGTGCGGCCCGACCGTCTACGACCACGCCCACATCGGAAATTTCCGGGCCTACGTCTGGGAGGATCTCCTTCGACGGTTCTTGAAGCACCGGGGGTTCGCCGTGACGCAGGTGATGAACATCACCGACGTGGACGACAAGACGATCCGGAACAGCCTGGCCGCCGGACTCTCGCTCCGCGATTACACCGATCAGTACATCCGGGGATTCTTCGAGGACATCGATCGCCTCGGCATCGAGCGCGCAGAGATGTACCCGCGCGCCACCGATCACGTGCCGGAGATGCTGGACATCATCCGCTCACTCTCGGAGAAGGGGCACACGTACGAGAGCGGCGGCTCGACGTACTTCCGGATCGACACCTTCGCGCCGTACGGGCGCCTTTCCGGTCTCGATCCCGCCGGAATCCAGGCCGGGGCCCGGGTCGAGAGCGACGAGTACGAGAAGGACGACGTGCGCGACTTCGTCCTGTGGAAAGCCGGGAAAGAGGGCGAGCCCTCCTGGCCGGCCCCGATCGGCGAGGGGCGGCCCGGATGGCACATCGAGTGCTCCGCGATGAGCATGAAGTACCTCGGCCCGTCCTTCGACATCCACACGGGCGCCGTCGACAACATCTTCCCGCACCACGAGAACGAGATAGCGCAGAGCGAGGCGTCCACGGGCGCGACGTTCGTCCGGCTCTGGATGCACTGCGCGCACCTGGTCGTCGACGGCGAGAAGATGTCGAAGTCGAAGGGGAACTTCTACACGCTCCGGGATCTCGTCGGGAGGGGCCTCGATCCGCGGGCCATCCGTTACTTCCTCCTGTCGTCGCACTACCGCAAGCCTCTCAACTTCACGATCGAGGGCGTGCAGCAGACGGCGCAGGCTCTCGAGCGCCTCGACGCATTTCGTGAGCGGCTCGACTCGGAATCGCACCGGACCGGGACCTCGCCCCCGGCGCCGGACGGCGGCGGGCTCGAACCGCGGGTGCGCGCGCACGCCGAAGCCTTCGAAGAGGCTTTGGCCGACGACCTCAACACCGCCGAGGCGCTCGGAGCGATCTTCGAGATGGTCCGCACCGTCAACGCCGCGCTCGACAGGGGCGGCGTCGATCCCGGCGGCGTCCGGGCCGCCGTCGATCTGTACGGACGATTTCAGCGCGTCTTCGGCGTGAGAGCGCGCGAGGACGCCGCGCTCCCGCCGGAGCTTGCGGGGCTGGTCGAAGCGCGGCAGGAGGCGCGCCGGCGCAGGGACTTCTCCGAAGCCGATCGCCTCAGGAAGCTGCTGCTCGAACGAGGGATCACGCTCGAGGACACCCCCGGCGGAGTCCGATTCAAGCGCTCCACCTGACGCTCCCCTGCCGACCGCATCACGAAGAAGGGAGCGAACGCATGGACGACCCACGGCCGGAGCTCGGGCTGCGCGGCGAGGAGGCCGCGGCCCGGCATCTCGAGCGAAGCGGTTACGCGATCCTCGCGAGGCGGTTTCGGACCCGGCTCGGGGAGATCGACATCATCGCGGTGAAGGGCGACACGCTGGTCTTCGTCGAGGTGAAGACTCGGACCTCGGCCAGCCACGGCGCGCCCGAGGAGAGCGTGACCGCTGCCAAGCAGCGGCGCCTCGCCCTCATGGCCGGCACGTTTCTCGCCGCCCGCAGCCTGCACGACCAGGACTGCCGGTTCGACGTCATCGCGGTGGACGCGGCGCCGGACGGCGCGCTCGCGGTACGCCACACAGAGGACGCGTTCCGGACCTGAGATCCCCGCCCGCGTCAGCTGTCGCCGCCCGGCCCGGAGGGTGTCCGCCGGCCGTGCGTCGCCCGCAGGCCGGGGGAGATCCTGACGAACTCGCGGAGAGCCCGGATCAGCGTCGCCGGGCTGTTCCCCGTCTGCTTCCCGTGCGCCCGCGGGAAGTGCGTCACCGCGACCTCTCGGATCACGCATCCGCTCCGCGCAGCCTTGATGAGCGCCTCCGCCGATATGAAGATGGAGTTGGACGCGAGATCGAAATCCTTCAGGAGCTGGCTCCGGTAGACCTTGAACGCGCAGTCGACGTCGCGCACCCTCAGGCCGAAGAGCGCCCCCAGCATCCGCTTGTAGATCGCGGCGTTGAGACGCCGGTGGAACGGGTCGGCGCGGTTTTCCCGAAACCCCGTGACGACGTCCGCGCCCGGAAGGAGCGGCAGAAGACGCGGGAATTCCGCGAGATCGAACTGGCCGTCGGTGTCGGTGTAGAAGCAGAACCCCTTCGTCATCGCGGTGAACCCGCTGCGAAGCGCCGCGCCGTACCCCCGGTTCTCCTGATGGTGGATGACGCGAACCCGCCGGTCCTCGCGCGACAGGGCGTCGGCGATCGATCCTGTCCCGTCGTGCGAGCCATCGTTGACGACGAGGATTTCGAAGTTACCGGTGAGCTTCTCGACCGCCGAGCGAACCGCCTCGACCGTGGCGAGGATGTTCTCCTCCTCGTTGAACGCGGGAAGCACGACGGAGAGCCCGTCCCGATCCAGCGCCTGCGCGCCGAGATCCGACTCGCGGTTCACGTTGTCCATCCGTCTCACCCTCCGGCGCCCGTCGCCGTCACGAGCACGTACCCCGAGCTGTCGTCCCCGAATCGGGCCGTCACGCGGGAGATCGATCCGATGCGATCGACGAGATCCCGATACTCGCGCGCTCTCAGCACGACCGCGTTGTCCGGCCCTTCTCTCAGGAAGCTCTCGACCCGGCTCGGGCGATCCAGCGGCGTCACCGGCACATCAGCATAGTACAGGATGTAGTCGGCTCCCTTCCTCCCGACCCCGACGCGGGCCCCGGGCCGCAGGTAGCGCGAGAGCTCGTGTCCCACCTGCGGCGCGATGTTCAGCCGGTTGCCTGCGTCCATCAGCGACGGCCCGGGTCCGAGGCGCACCACCGCCACCGCGATCACGAGCGCGGCCGCGCCCGCGATCGGGCGGCCGCGCGCCATGCCGGCGGCGCAGGTGGCGGCGCCCGCGAGGACGAGCCCCGCCGCAACCATCACGGCGGTGCCCGCGCCGGGCAGCACGTCGCGGCGCGCGACGAGGAGGAAGCCCACCCCTCCCGCGGCGGCGAGAGCGAGCAGGATGGCCAGATCGCGGAGCCGGTGGGAGAGCCACGAAGCCGCGGCCGGCGCCCCCCCCCGACCCGAGGCGAGGACGATCACCCTCGCGACCAGGAGGGCGGCGGCCGGCAGGAGCGGCATCAGGTACTCCGGGCTCTTTCCCGACGCCGCGGAGAAGAAGACGAAGATGACCGCGAACCACGTCCGGAGGAGCCTCCACGCGGCGGCATGATCCGCGTCGAGCCGTGCCACCGGGAGCGCGGCGGGGATGAGGAACAGCGTCCACGGGAGGAAGTCGAGCGGCAGGGCCTCGAAGTAGAAGTACCATGGCTGCTGCCCGTTCCACGCGTCGAGGAAGCGGCTGACGTTCTGATGGAAGAGGATCTCGCGCAGCCCGTGCGCGCCCAGGCGGGCTTTCAGAAGGATGAACCAGGGAGCGACGATAGCGAAAAATACGACCCCTCCAATCGCCCACGGCCTCGCGACGCGAAGCGCCGCGGGAATCAGACCTCGAAGACCGCGCCGGCACGCCAGCGCGAGGTCGGCGCCGATCACGGCCACGGGGACGACGACCCCCACCGGTCCCTTCGTCAACACGGCGAGGGCGCAGGCCGCCATGAAGGCAATTCCTCCCGCCGCAAGAGTGGGCTTCGCATCCGACTCGCACGGCGTCACCCTCCCCAGAACGGCCATCGAGAGCGCCAGGGCGATCATCGACGAGAGGAGCATGTCGGTCGTGCACCACTGCGAGTAGAGCAGCACGCGCCCACAGGTGCCCAAGATCGCCGCGCCGAGGGCCCCCGTGACCGGATCGAACAGCCGGGCCCCGATGACGAAGGTCGAGAGCAGGAGGATGACCGCCGCGACCGCCGAGGGGATCCGCACGGCCGTCTCGCTGACGCCGCCGAAAAGTCGGCTGACCTCGGCCCCCGCCCAGACGAAGAGCGGCGGCTTGTCGATGTTCGGCACCCCGGCGTACGTGGGGACGACGTAGTCCCGGGACGCGACCATCTCGCGCGTCATGACGGCGTACCGCCCCTCGTCGGGGGGCCACAGAACGCGCCGGCCGATGTGGAAGAAAGGAAGCATGCAGAGAAAGACCAGCGCCAGGGCGATGCGGGACCTCATCGGATTCTTGACTCCCCGAAGAACCTTGTGTATAGATCACCGCCGGTGCGGGAATAACTCAGTGGTAGAGTGCGACCTTGCCAAGGTCGAAGTCGCGGGTTCGACTCCCGTTTCCCGCTCCACCACACCATATTGACCTTCAAGTTCGACGCGCTGGCAAAGAGGTCCGGAGGATCTCTTTGCCTTTGCCTTTTGAGGCGGCGTAGCCAAGCGGTAAGGCAGAGGTCTGCAAAACCTCCATACATCGGTTCAATTCCGATCGCCGCCTCCAACCCACCCCCCCCACCGGCCGGGACGGTCCGGCCCCGCAATCCCTTCGGGCTGCCGGCATCGCGGGCAGCCGCCCGGTGGACGCAACCTGTTGATGGAGAATGAGAAACCCCGCTGAGAGGCCGGCCCGCGGGGAGCCCCACGGATGTTGACGCCGCCCGAAAGCGGCGTGTATTATACGCGCCCTTGTCGCGGGGGGACGAAAGTTCCCTCAACCGAATCCTGCCTCGCGGGTAGGCACCCGCGGGGAAGAGAAGGTGTCGATGGACTCGGAGAGGCGGCTCCCGCACGCGCCCCCCGCTCCGATTCACACCCTTGAAGTTCAGGGCTCCGCAGATCCGTCCGCGGGCTCGGCGGAAATCACGAGACTCGTGGAGGTCGACAGGCCGCAAGACTCGAGAGGACGTGTTCATCGGTTCAGGAAGCCAGAGGTCTGATATCTTTCTTTCGTAACGTTTCTTGTATGTCCGGAAGCCCTCGCGAGCGCGGGGGCGTCTAGGGAGGTCGAAGTAGATGAAGATGCAGCGGTTCGTGACGGTGGGTGCTGTTGTGGCCCTGGCGCTTCTCGTCGTCGGTTGCGCCAAGCCCCCCGTCGAGGAGCAGAATTCGGCCAAGCAAGCGCTCGACAATGCCCGCACCATCGCCGAGAAGTGGGCGCCGAACGAGTGGCGGTCCGCGCAGCAGGCGTTCGATGACTCGAACAAAGAGATCGAAACACAGAACAACCGATTCGCGCTGATGCGCAACTACGACAAGGCGAAACAGATGCTCGGCGACGCCAAGAACGCGGCCGACCGCGCCAAGCAGGCCGGTATCGACAACAAGGAAGCCGCCAAGAAGGAAGCCGAGGCCAAGCTCGGTGAGGCCGAGGCGGCGATCACGGCGGCCCGGGCGGCGCTCGACGCGGCCCCGAAGACCAAGGACACGAAGGCCGACCTCGAGCTCTTCAAGTCGGACCTCGACGGGCTCAACACGTCGATCGGCGACGCGAAGAACATGATGGGGCAGGAGGCCTACAAGGAGGTCTCCGCCAAGGCTGACACCGTCAAGAACCAGGCCAACGACATCAAGGCCAAGCTCGACGAAGCCACCGCCAAGGCCGCAGCCAAGAAGGGTGCGCACAAGGGCGGCAAGAAGTAAGATCCGACTCCACGTGACCCTGGATCCCGCCGCGCCGGTCGACGGCGCGGCGGGATCCAGGCGCCGCTCGCCGCGGCGAACCGGTGGAGGCGCGGATTTGAGACAGACGTTCCTCACGCAAGCCCGCGCGCTCCCATCGCTCCTCCTGCTGGCCCTCGTCCTCGCGACCACCGCGTGCGCGGACGCCCCCGTGCTGCTCAAGTACGAAGTGAAGGGGGCGATCCAGGCGGCGCGCGATGCGGAGGCCGACACCTACGCGGGCGATCTCCTCGGGCGCGCCGAGGCGGCGTATCGCGCGGGAACGCTCGCGATGGATCTCGAGGGCGAGCGGTGGTCGCCCGCGCGCGACTACGATCCGGCGATCACCCAGCTCGAGACGGCTCTCGCCCGGGCGCGCCTCGCGCGCCAGCTCTCCATCTCCCGGAAGTCGGATCTCGCGACCAGGGCCGAGGCGCTTCTCGTCGACGCGCGCGCCTCCATCCAGAACCTCAACTTCATCTTCAGCTACCTCCCCCCGCGCACGCGGGCGCGCTCCGACCTGATGCACGCCCGGGTCCTCGTCGAGGAAGCGGTGACCCTCCGCAAGCGCGGAGATCTCGCGCCGGCGGTCGAGCGGGCGGGCGCCGCGGCGCAGGAGACGGCGCTGATAGCGGAGACGCTCGCCCGGATCATCGATCGCTTCGCCGGGAGCGATCGCATGGCCGATTACCGGCGCTGGATCCGGGACACCGTCCGCGAATCCGAGGCGACCGGAGACCACGCGATCCTGGTCGACAAGCTGAGGCACACGCTGACTCTCATCCGGGGAGGGCGCGTCGTGCGGACGTACCGCGCCGAGCTCGGGCTCAACGGCAGCGCCGACAAGACCGTGTCCGGGGACAAGGCGACTCCGGAGGGTCGCTACCGGATCGTCGAGAAGAAGGATCTCGGCGAGACGCACTGGCACCGCGCGCTCCTCATCAACTATCCGAACGACGGCGATCGCGCGCAGTTCGCGGAGGCGCAGCGGCGCGGCCTGCTTCCCCGCCGCGCGCGCATCGGCGGGCTGATCGAGGTTCACGGCGAGGGGGGACGCTTCCAGGACTGGACCGAGGGGTGCATCGCGCTCGACAACGACGACATCGACGAGCTGTTCCGGCTGGTCGCGGTCGGCACCCCCATCACCATCGTCGGCTACGAGGGTGACAACTGGCTGGAGATCCAGCCGGCCCGCGACGGCCGTCCGGAGGTGACCGCCGAGCGACAGGACGGCCCGGCGCCGAGATCCCGCCGCTCGGGAAGCCGCAGGGGGGAGAGGCGGTGACCCGCCTGCCGCCGCCACGGCAAAGGCTCTCCGCGCCGCGCCCGGCGGCGCCGGCGCCCGCTCGCAGGACGGGTCGTCTCGCGGGCGTAGCCCTGTTGCTGGTGGCGACCTCGCTCGGCCTCGCCGCCGGATTCGTCGCCCTCAGGATGGGCGCGCGCCGCGGGGAGGGTCCGCCGTCGGTCGAGCTCGTCGCGGTGCCTGAGGACTCGCGATCGATCGAGGCGCTCGCCGCGTCCCTCGACAAGGACGTGAAGGCGCTCCGATCTCAGAACAAGCGCCTCGAAGAGAAGATGGCGAAGGTCCGACCCCATGGGCTGTACGTCGTCATCGACGTCGGCGCCGACAAGCTCTTCGTCATGCAGGACGAGAAAATCCTCCGCGAAGCGGTCTGCTCCACGGGATCCGGCGTGCGCCTCGCCGACCCGAACACGCCGCGCTCGTGGGTCTTCGACACGCCGCGCGGCGAGCTGACGGTCCGGGGGAAGACGACCGATCCGATATGGGTGAAGCCCGACTGGGCGTTCATCGAGACCGGCGAGGGGATCCCGCACAGCCGCGACGACCGGATGGAGGAAGGAGTCCTGGGCGACTACGCGCTCGATCTCGGCCAGGGATACCTCATCCACGGGACCCTCTTCGAGCGGGCGCTCGGGCTGCACGTGACCCACGGCTGCGTGCGCATGGGCTCGAAGGATCTCGAGTACCTCTTCAAGACCGTGAAGCCGGGGACCAAGGTGTACATTGTCTGATCGCCCGGGCCGGAACCGGCTGCGAGGCGCGCTGGCTCTCGCCGCCGTCTGCGCGCTCGCGCTCTCCGCGCCGCGCGCGGGAGCGGACACCGCGATGGACCGGGTCCGATCCCTCATCGAGGAGAAGCGCGCGCTCACGTGGAAGAACCAGCAGCTCACCACGGAGCTGTCGTACGCCAGCACGCCGGCGCCGTACGTGTTCGTCGATCTCCAGAGCCGTGCGATCGAGTTCCGCGTCCGCGGCAAAGCGCACAAGATCTACCACGCCGACGCGATAGAGGTTCTGGGCGATGAAGGGAAACCGATCTCCCAGGCCGCGCTTCACTCGCTGGCCCCGAACCCCGTCGAGGTCCTCGAGAAGGCGGGAGGCCCCCCCGAGCTGAAGCCGCCTCCCGCCTCGGCGCCCGACGCGAACGGAAGCAACTTCACCGGCCCCGATCCGAACGCCGGGCCGGTTCACTCGGACGCGGGCATCCTCGGCGTCGACGCTCCGACGAACTACGACGTGGCCCTGGAGGGGAGCGTCACGATCCAGATCCGGACCGTGCCCAGGGAGACGCGCTGGGAGAAGATCCGCGGCACTTTCTCGGAGGCGCTGGCGGCCTTCGCCTCCGCCCTGCGCCATCTCACCGGGGGCGGAAGGCCCGAGACACCGGTGGTTCATTCGGCCGCCGTCCGGGTCACCTTCGACGAGGAATCGGCCAAGGCCTTCTACCACTCCATCCTGCCGACCGAGCACGTCTTTTTCCTGCCCGCCCCTCCCCCGCCTGTGGAGCTGGTCGCGACGCTCAATCCCTCTCCGGCTCCGGCGAGATAGGACTCGATGGCTCCGCGCCACTCCAGGTATCTCCGGCTCGTCGTCTGCGGTCTCCTGTTGGCCGGGGCGCTCGCACGCGACGCCGGCGCCTCCGGCCTCGGCGGTCTTCTCGGAAACGAGTCGTCCCCCCGCGATTCCAGGATCGCGAAGGGGTTGAAGGAGGCCCTCAAGGTCGGATCGGCGAACGCGGTCGGCCGCACGGGCACCGTCGACGGCTACTTCAGGAACGAAGCGATCAAGATCCTGATTCCGGAGAAGCTCAAGCCCGTCGAGAAGGGGCTCCGTACCGTCGGCCTCTCGTAGAAGGTGGACGAGCTCGTGCTCGGCATGAACCGGGCGGCCGAGAGGGCCGCCCCCGCCGCGAAAAACATCTTCCTGGGCGCGATCCGCAAGATCACCTTCGAAGACGTGCGGCGGATCTACTCGGGCGGCGACACCGCCGCGACCGAGTACTTCAGGGCGAAGACGACCGCGCCCCTCACCGCCGCCTTCGCTCCGGCCGTGAAGCAGGCGATGGAAGAGGTCGGGGTGTCTCGCCAGTACGACGAGATCGCCTCGCGATACGACCGGCTCCCGCTGGTCCATCGGGAGGCGTTCGACCTCGACGAGTACGTCGTCTCGAAGGCGCTCGCGGGGATCTTCCTCGTCCTCGGCGAGGAGGAGAGGAAGATCCGGACCGACCCCGCGGCCCGCGTCACGAGCCTCCTCAGGGACGTCTTCGGACACCCCTAGCCCGGCGGAGGACCCGCTGCTCCCCGCAGCACGGCGATCCACCTCCGCATCGAATCGAGGATGATGACTCCCACGCACCCCATCATCACCGCCGCCAGGGTCGCGTTCAGGTAGCCGAGGAAGGGCTGCCCGCCGGCCGTCGCCAGGGGAAGGAAGTTGTCGAAGATGCTCTGCCAGCCGGCGGTGAGCGTCGTCGTCGCGACGAAGGCGAGCGGGAGCCCCGTCACCCACGCGTACCGCGCGCGGCCCGAGTTGATGATCACGGTGGTCCCGACGCAGAGGGCCGTCGCGGCGAGGAGCTGGTTCGAGATGCCGAACATC
The sequence above is a segment of the Acidobacteriota bacterium genome. Coding sequences within it:
- a CDS encoding YraN family protein — protein: MDDPRPELGLRGEEAAARHLERSGYAILARRFRTRLGEIDIIAVKGDTLVFVEVKTRTSASHGAPEESVTAAKQRRLALMAGTFLAARSLHDQDCRFDVIAVDAAPDGALAVRHTEDAFRT
- a CDS encoding L,D-transpeptidase yields the protein MRQTFLTQARALPSLLLLALVLATTACADAPVLLKYEVKGAIQAARDAEADTYAGDLLGRAEAAYRAGTLAMDLEGERWSPARDYDPAITQLETALARARLARQLSISRKSDLATRAEALLVDARASIQNLNFIFSYLPPRTRARSDLMHARVLVEEAVTLRKRGDLAPAVERAGAAAQETALIAETLARIIDRFAGSDRMADYRRWIRDTVRESEATGDHAILVDKLRHTLTLIRGGRVVRTYRAELGLNGSADKTVSGDKATPEGRYRIVEKKDLGETHWHRALLINYPNDGDRAQFAEAQRRGLLPRRARIGGLIEVHGEGGRFQDWTEGCIALDNDDIDELFRLVAVGTPITIVGYEGDNWLEIQPARDGRPEVTAERQDGPAPRSRRSGSRRGERR
- a CDS encoding cysteine--tRNA ligase → MTSTPAIRFHSTMTRRTEAFFPLIPGAVRMYTCGPTVYDHAHIGNFRAYVWEDLLRRFLKHRGFAVTQVMNITDVDDKTIRNSLAAGLSLRDYTDQYIRGFFEDIDRLGIERAEMYPRATDHVPEMLDIIRSLSEKGHTYESGGSTYFRIDTFAPYGRLSGLDPAGIQAGARVESDEYEKDDVRDFVLWKAGKEGEPSWPAPIGEGRPGWHIECSAMSMKYLGPSFDIHTGAVDNIFPHHENEIAQSEASTGATFVRLWMHCAHLVVDGEKMSKSKGNFYTLRDLVGRGLDPRAIRYFLLSSHYRKPLNFTIEGVQQTAQALERLDAFRERLDSESHRTGTSPPAPDGGGLEPRVRAHAEAFEEALADDLNTAEALGAIFEMVRTVNAALDRGGVDPGGVRAAVDLYGRFQRVFGVRAREDAALPPELAGLVEARQEARRRRDFSEADRLRKLLLERGITLEDTPGGVRFKRST
- a CDS encoding GWxTD domain-containing protein, which codes for MVRHRRLLGLAALLATTFLPAHADVAPGDPAALLDRADGKWRQGPARYLITRDEDAQFRKLKTDEERKAFVDQFWARRDPSPGTPANEFKDLLVKRLTVIEQRFGGHNGKGWEDDRGRTVLLLGPPDKIEVHESGSGDAGGQGPGGPASGGPADSGGSGPRRKATFIFERPVVPGAVVPLKIELAEETTGEYRLLSKFDFTDPRLTGVTPLPLPAPAPAAPPKPEPPPPAAPAPEPPAAPPTPQQALMEELFSGVTPTVKLPIFYRFDFFKTADAGTMGTLTLAIKKPTSGNLTPIVAARITGPEDKVVAKFDREDTFAPSPANSATGGEVVFQAAHDLPPGKYSFTVVAKDPNSGEAGFLLNRDLVVPDFHGTDLGISTVVLARKVERLAAPADATARYVLGNFKVLPSPRPSFKAGEDVWLYYQIYNTANDAASGQPKIKVSYTFQKIEKTKPIILGGKPIEQVVNNNVQAYSVTVAPQWPAGEYQVLLKVDDLIAAKSATAAIAFSVVK
- a CDS encoding L,D-transpeptidase gives rise to the protein MLVATSLGLAAGFVALRMGARRGEGPPSVELVAVPEDSRSIEALAASLDKDVKALRSQNKRLEEKMAKVRPHGLYVVIDVGADKLFVMQDEKILREAVCSTGSGVRLADPNTPRSWVFDTPRGELTVRGKTTDPIWVKPDWAFIETGEGIPHSRDDRMEEGVLGDYALDLGQGYLIHGTLFERALGLHVTHGCVRMGSKDLEYLFKTVKPGTKVYIV
- a CDS encoding glycosyltransferase family 39 protein translates to MRSRIALALVFLCMLPFFHIGRRVLWPPDEGRYAVMTREMVASRDYVVPTYAGVPNIDKPPLFVWAGAEVSRLFGGVSETAVRIPSAVAAVILLLSTFVIGARLFDPVTGALGAAILGTCGRVLLYSQWCTTDMLLSSMIALALSMAVLGRVTPCESDAKPTLAAGGIAFMAACALAVLTKGPVGVVVPVAVIGADLALACRRGLRGLIPAALRVARPWAIGGVVFFAIVAPWFILLKARLGAHGLREILFHQNVSRFLDAWNGQQPWYFYFEALPLDFLPWTLFLIPAALPVARLDADHAAAWRLLRTWFAVIFVFFSAASGKSPEYLMPLLPAAALLVARVIVLASGRGGAPAAASWLSHRLRDLAILLALAAAGGVGFLLVARRDVLPGAGTAVMVAAGLVLAGAATCAAGMARGRPIAGAAALVIAVAVVRLGPGPSLMDAGNRLNIAPQVGHELSRYLRPGARVGVGRKGADYILYYADVPVTPLDRPSRVESFLREGPDNAVVLRAREYRDLVDRIGSISRVTARFGDDSSGYVLVTATGAGG
- a CDS encoding glycosyltransferase family 2 protein, with protein sequence MDNVNRESDLGAQALDRDGLSVVLPAFNEEENILATVEAVRSAVEKLTGNFEILVVNDGSHDGTGSIADALSREDRRVRVIHHQENRGYGAALRSGFTAMTKGFCFYTDTDGQFDLAEFPRLLPLLPGADVVTGFRENRADPFHRRLNAAIYKRMLGALFGLRVRDVDCAFKVYRSQLLKDFDLASNSIFISAEALIKAARSGCVIREVAVTHFPRAHGKQTGNSPATLIRALREFVRISPGLRATHGRRTPSGPGGDS
- a CDS encoding GWxTD domain-containing protein; this encodes MPRARESSPSRLRILAAPCAMAALAACLATSPAATSKTHVGDEPTEEWREGPVRYIITRAEDVEFKSLRTEEDRRAFIENFWRRRDPTPETPGNEYRAEFWKRVRSANSQFGRDNPRPGWRSDMGKIFILFGPPDEIRRNEVQEGSRGTIVWTYRNSPRIGGFSTEAGPNTVIAFAQDSTSEYRLTAEPTKLANVWEGLPNPQPPMGQFKIFEIQRQALMDAYKKRIGLTDPVIREAGGPAFESPLGLTMILGRLQQPPKEWTLKGEVNTRQFFGALPFRARADFFKTTGRETQTLFNVAIRSTSVTFRESPTGGKPAIRAFARLLDSTATAPAMPAGAEVEFAPAPGNDTAGLDDDLIFQAHARLAPGSYVARITVLDEVSGRTGNSDTAFTAPDFTSSGLTISTVALASSLDQVPQESAGSTAPFVIGTLMVVPRLGQEFSASDDLAFYYQVYGATPDPATSRPKLNVAYIFFAPDGEKLKEVARIAFEGQNSEAHGYSLPLENWPPGEYILRIEVTDTLASQTTDRDVIFRVRKPS